The genomic DNA TGTAGCACTGAAATTTCAGATTGGATGCGCGTTGAGTGTATTACACATGTTTGTGTCTGTTAAATAATATGTAATGGGCCTTTTGTTATAATTCGGCTAAGGGtagtttagtttatttattattcgaATTAGAGTAATATTTGCATTATGAACTTTTTGCTCATTCTAATAAAACTCTAGTCGCCTTTGTTCTCTTCTCCAGTACTCTATGTTACATtcatttatacaattttttcaaacttttacTAGCGCTGACATGTTACTATCAAAATCGTCTCCAACATGTTATTAACAAAATCGTCTCTAACGTTGGTGTTTCATAGGACTTAAGTTACGGTACTCAAATTTAGccacttttgtttttgtctaatCGAAGTAACAAGGACTGAAATTCGCAGCAAGGTCATTCTAACTCTTACAATACTCCGCTGCCTATTTAAGTCATACTCAAGCTTAGCCTTTTTCTAATATCTCTAATCTTGTCATATATTAGTCGATGAAATAGCTTTTATATATCCTTTTCTTATTTGCTAGAGATGCATCTCTTTTACAGGAAAGGTCTGTTTATAAGATGCAAATTACATATAATAGTATAAAATGGAATTTAATCTACAATTTTTCTCTCTAATTGGCTAATTAAATTTGCAGAGATATACTGCTACGATATGGGAAACACATGATGAAtctagggactttattatttgaattgttGTCAGAAGCATTAGGTTTGAATCCAAACCATTTGAAAGATATGGATTGTGCTGAAGGGCTGATTGCTCTTTGCCATTACTACCCTCCTTGTCCTGAACCAGAATTGACTGTCGGAACAACAAAGCATTCTGATAATGATTTCCTCACAGTGCTTCTTCAAGACCATATTGGTGGCCTCCAAGTTCTTTATGACGATAAATGGATTGATATAACACCTGTATCTGGAGCTCTCATAGTTAATGTTGGTGATCTTTTGCAGGCAAGTTTTATGCATACTTATGTGTATATTTCCATAAACTATTATTAGTAATGTACTTCCTATATTCTTTGCCGTCTAGGTTTTCAACCTTGACTTACCATCTAATGAGTAACCATTAAATAATCAAACTGCCCGAGCAGAGACTTCTCATCGGACATATTAGATTGACCAAACCCATCACGGTCTATTCAAATTGATAATAGTAATTGATTCGTGTGTAATCAGGTTCGATCGTGATTGAACCAATATTAAACCATGACCTTAAGGTCTCATTGATTCGATTCTTGGTCAGGTTTTTAAGATATTATTTGAAAGGATCGGTTAATAGATGTAAACACATAACTAattctttgtttgtttgaacTGTAGCTTATAACAAATGACAAATTCAAGAGTGTTGTACATAGAGTACTTGCCAATACAGTTGGTCCAAGAATATCTGTTGCATGCTTTTTCTCGACGGGACTTAAAGCATCCTCAAAGCTCTATGGACCAATGAAGGAACTGTTATCAGAAGACAATCCTCCTAAATACAAAGAAACTACTGTTGCTGATTATGTAGCCTACTACTTTCGAGCAAAAGGAGTAGATGGTACTTCTGCACTTGAACATTACAAAATTTGAACTGAGCAATGTGGTAGAAAAAACATTAGCTCGTATAAATAATTGTCAGATCTTTGTGAGTTGGTTTCATCAATTCCACTTGATTGTGAATTTGTGATATGAACTCATAAACATGATGTGGTTTTTATTTCATCCAATGGATGAATTACAATGTATAAACATTCACTTATTGaacaaaatgttttatttatcaTAACCCTCCAGTTTGGAGAGAAAGGTTCCATAGTAATTCAGAGTTCAGTTGAGAGGTAAGTAAAGTATAACCAAGAATTGTCCCAGCCATGATTTGAACTAGAGCTCTCCCAAACTATTCGTCTTTAACTGAGAGACAAATGTTGATTGCTTATGTTAGATTATTGTTTTCCTAGTAAACTTGCTTTAGCTCGATTATTGTCTAAAAAtcgttattgttattattaaatgaaagaTCATTGATCATATAAATACGAAGTAAAATACAAATTTAAGTATTGGTTTTGAATCCTAATTGAAGTTAATCAAAACCATTAACATAAATctgtttataaaatttaaataagctTGATTCATTAAATTAGAATTGCAGAATGTGTATCATATTAATGAGGAAAGTTGGTTCTGGTGCCAATATTGATGAGACTTTGTCCCACAGTTCTACAACCACCTCAATGAAGATAACAGGTGCCCGTGTGTTTGTCAATGTTACGTAGCTCTCCATAATTTTTACCTTAATTGTAATTTGTAACTCATTtattaaatgtgtcattggtccctgcactttcatcagattttggcattggttcctgcactattttttgtttggcattggtccctgcactttgtaaaaatattgaaattggtcccttTGTTaactttatgttaaaaaaaaaatacacaaaaccaacggagtgccacgtgacccaatcatttcacgccacgtggcaccaatatcaatatttttacaaagtgtatggaccaataccaatatttttacaaagtacagggaccaataccaatagttttgtgttttttttttaacagaaagttaatagagggaccaataccaatatttttacaaagtacagggaccaatttcaaacaaaaaaaaagtgtagggaccaatgccaaaatctgatgaaaatgCAAGGACTAAAGGTATATTTAAACCAAATATTTGAGTCCACATATTTGTAGGAATAGATCCTTTGTTTACAATAGCAATGTTGATATTTATAGCTCTCCGGCACTCAATTGGAGGGATAGTTTTAGTTGTTACTTGGCTCCTGATACTCCAAAACCAGAAGATTTTCCCGCAGTATGTTTGTATTCATGTGTATAAAATTTATGCACTCCTTGAACTGTGGTTATTATCGTTTGTGGCACTGACACTTCAGTTTAAAGGTGTGTCCAGTTTCTAACACACATCATTTTTGCTATATTTTCAAATCATTAATGGTGTCCACTTGTCATTATCAATGCCTTCGGTGCTCGTGTATATGTTAGTCTTTCATAAGACGTAAGTTAAGGTACTCAAACTTGgactttttttttgggtgaattgCAGTGAGACCACATATATCATTGCATATTTAATTGGAGTTATTACTTTGATATTCTTATTTTAAGATgtatttattaatgaaatatagCTTTCATGTGTACTAGAAATGCATATATCAATTCTGTTGAATCCCCATGAGAGGCATACCTCAGTTGGTGAGGACATTACAATATGCAAGGCCGGGGTTTGAATATGGGATTCCCCACTTAttcattcaacaaaataaaacaaataactaTTAGGATAAATATCAACTGATACAAAATATGAAAGATCTAAAATTGAATTTAGTcctcattgttttttttttctttctaattagCTACTTGTTCTTGCAGAGATGTGATACTATAATATGGGAAACAAGTGATGAATCTAGGAACTTTACTGTTTGAATTGTTGTCAGAAGCTTTAGGTTTGAATCCAAACCATCTAAAAGATATGGGTTGTGCTGAAGGGCTAATTGCTCTTTGTCATTATTATCCTTCTTATCCCGAACCAGAATTGACTGTGGGAACAACCAAGCATTCTGATAATGATTTCCTGACAATGCTTCTACAAGACCATATTGGTGGTCTCCAAGTTCTTTATGAAGATAAATGGATTGATATAACACCTGTACCTGGAGCTCTCCTAGTTAATGTTGGTGATCTTCTTCAGGCAAGTTTTATGCATTCTTATGTGTATATTTTTCCTTAAACTATTAGTAATGTACTATATTTACATACCAAAAAGATAGATCATATATCGAGAAGTGTGTACCTGAGTTTTAGAAGTAGAGTATATTTCTTTGCCGTCTAGGTTTTCAACTTTGGCTTACCGTCTAGCGAGTAACCTTTCAAATAATCAAACTGCCGAAGCAAAGACCTCTCATCGGACATAGTAGATTGACCAAACCCATCATAGTCTATTAAAAATCTaagataatgataaaaaaatgaatatgccACTTATTGAGCAACCAGAATGTGTCCTGCAGTAAGCGAAACAGAcaccaaaattacaaaaataggACACACCATGCAAACTAATTTGGCTAATAAAATTTATCATGATGCTATTTTGGTTCTTTGTAATTAATCaagtttcttgcatttttaacTTGGTTTCAAGCATATAGCATGCCTTATCTTGCATCTTATTTGAGGTGTTATGCTACGATTTTTGTGTCTTCTTCTATTGCTTACTTCACTAGTAATTTTTTACTAGTTGATCATATACTGGATCTCTCAAACTTTACTAGCCATTTTTAGTAGAATATAGTGATACATTCTCTATATAGAGATAGAACAGTTGATTCGATTAGGTCCGATCGTGATTGAACCAATATTAAACCATGACCTAAAGGTCTCATTGAATGGATAATAGGTGTAAACATAtatctaattatttgattgtttgaATTGTAGCTTATAACAAATGACAAATTCAAGAGTGTTGTACATAGAGTAATTGCCAATCAAGTTGGTCCAAGAATATCTGTTGCATGCTTTTTCTCCACAGGACTCAAAGCATCTTCAAAACTCTATGGACCAATGAAGGAACTATTATCAGAAGACAATCCTCCCAAATACAGAGAAACTTCTGTTGCTGATTATGTAGCCTGCTTTCGAGCAAAAAGAC from Medicago truncatula cultivar Jemalong A17 chromosome 8, MtrunA17r5.0-ANR, whole genome shotgun sequence includes the following:
- the LOC11428587 gene encoding 1-aminocyclopropane-1-carboxylate oxidase homolog 11 produces the protein MGTIDTTKPNLDSTFNERKAFDETKAGVKGLVDAGVEKIPSLFHHQPDKYEIANNTSNVIPVIDLDDIDNKDPSIHQGIVEKVKEACETLGFFQVVNHGIPLSVLEELNDGVKRFYEQDTEAKKSFYTRDMQRSFIYNSNVDIYSSPALNWKDSFGCNLAPPDTLKPEEFPVVCRDILLRYGKHMMNLGTLLFELLSEALGLNPNHLKDMDCAEGLIALCHYYPPCPEPELTVGTTKHSDNDFLTVLLQDHIGGLQVLYDDKWIDITPVSGALIVNVGDLLQLITNDKFKSVVHRVLANTVGPRISVACFFSTGLKASSKLYGPMKELLSEDNPPKYKETTVADYVAYYFRAKGVDGTSALEHYKIFGEKGSIVIQSSVERNRSFVYNSNVDIYSSPALNWRDSFSCYLAPDTPKPEDFPAYGKQVMNLGTLLFELLSEALGLNPNHLKDMGCAEGLIALCHYYPSYPEPELTVGTTKHSDNDFLTMLLQDHIGGLQVLYEDKWIDITPVPGALLVNVGDLLQLITNDKFKSVVHRVIANQVGPRISVACFFSTGLKASSKLYGPMKELLSEDNPPKYRETSVADYVACFRAKRLDGTSALTHHMI